In Oscillatoria salina IIICB1, one genomic interval encodes:
- a CDS encoding shikimate kinase: MTNLLQGLNVFIIGMMGTGKTTVGQVLAKQLGYRFFDTDVLIERVVGKTINEIFAVEGEKKFRDLESKVLEELSAYTKSAIATGGGIILRRKNWSYLHHGLIVWLDAPREILLERLAGDNTRPLLQQPDPGSKLQSLLEQRIPLYAQADLHIPITSEQTPEEIACAIVSKIPTVLKPEQLPQV; the protein is encoded by the coding sequence ATGACAAATTTATTACAAGGACTCAATGTGTTCATCATCGGCATGATGGGAACAGGAAAAACAACAGTAGGTCAAGTATTAGCCAAACAGCTAGGCTACCGATTTTTTGATACAGACGTTTTAATCGAACGAGTAGTAGGTAAAACAATCAACGAAATTTTCGCCGTCGAGGGAGAAAAAAAATTTCGTGACTTAGAAAGTAAAGTTCTCGAAGAATTAAGTGCATACACCAAAAGTGCGATCGCCACGGGTGGTGGGATTATCTTGCGGCGAAAAAACTGGAGTTATCTTCACCACGGCTTAATTGTTTGGCTGGATGCCCCCAGAGAAATTTTACTTGAACGTCTAGCAGGTGATAACACTCGACCTTTACTGCAACAACCAGATCCCGGCTCCAAGTTACAATCCCTACTCGAACAGAGGATCCCCCTTTATGCTCAAGCCGATCTCCATATTCCCATTACTAGCGAGCAAACACCAGAAGAGATTGCTTGCGCGATCGTCAGCAAAATTC
- a CDS encoding LapA family protein — protein sequence MSAIQLVLTLLILGGIIVFLLQNWSPVLPLVFFGTQTVALPLAVWILLFAIAGILTSACLQVLNYRPRYKNDAGFREIKSEEPPSPRSPRRETTVSGSRGAEPNSMPPPSPPPQTNTDSDWIDDNDDWDLEEPPAQPTNPTSFKTSQADARFYEVKRQPQNISRTGSVYSYSYRDKEQTSSTPGEQQIVDAKYRVITPPLRENTYESVPEKKIDEEDWGFDEDELEP from the coding sequence ATGTCTGCGATCCAGCTTGTGCTAACTCTATTAATTTTAGGAGGAATAATCGTTTTTCTCCTGCAAAATTGGTCGCCTGTGTTGCCGTTAGTATTTTTTGGTACTCAGACGGTAGCATTACCTTTAGCGGTGTGGATTTTACTGTTTGCGATCGCTGGGATCTTAACTAGTGCTTGCTTACAAGTTCTTAATTATCGTCCGAGATACAAAAATGATGCTGGGTTTAGAGAAATTAAGTCCGAAGAACCCCCTTCACCTCGCTCTCCCAGGAGAGAAACTACTGTCTCCGGATCTCGTGGGGCTGAACCTAATTCTATGCCACCACCATCGCCACCTCCTCAAACTAACACTGATTCGGATTGGATTGACGATAATGATGATTGGGATCTCGAAGAACCTCCTGCTCAACCTACAAATCCCACCTCGTTCAAAACTTCTCAAGCTGATGCTCGCTTTTATGAAGTTAAGCGACAACCCCAAAATATTTCTCGTACTGGTTCAGTCTACTCTTATAGCTATCGAGACAAAGAGCAAACAAGTTCCACTCCTGGCGAACAGCAAATAGTCGATGCCAAGTATCGGGTGATTACTCCACCTTTACGCGAAAATACTTACGAGTCGGTACCGGAAAAAAAGATAGATGAGGAAGACTGGGGCTTTGATGAAGATGAGTTAGAACCATGA
- a CDS encoding flavin prenyltransferase UbiX: MPKPLILGISGASGLIYAVRALKYLLEADYHIELVASKAAYLVWQAEQNIRMPPDPDEQEQFWRQQAAVENGGKLNCHRWGNVGANVASGSFRTLGMLVIPCSMSTVAKIAAGLSSDLLERAADVQIKEGGKLVLVPRETPLSLIHLRNLTSLAEVGVKIVPAIPAWYHNPQTIEDLVDFVVARALERLDIDCIPFQRWQG; the protein is encoded by the coding sequence ATGCCTAAACCCCTCATTCTCGGTATTAGCGGCGCAAGCGGTTTAATTTACGCCGTTCGTGCTTTGAAATATCTTTTAGAGGCAGACTACCACATTGAGTTAGTCGCTTCTAAAGCTGCTTATTTAGTTTGGCAAGCCGAACAAAACATTCGGATGCCACCCGATCCTGACGAACAAGAACAATTTTGGCGGCAGCAAGCAGCAGTAGAAAATGGGGGAAAATTGAATTGTCATCGTTGGGGAAATGTAGGAGCAAATGTCGCTAGTGGATCTTTTCGTACTTTGGGGATGCTTGTCATTCCTTGTAGCATGAGTACAGTAGCCAAAATTGCTGCTGGCTTAAGCAGCGATTTGCTCGAACGAGCTGCTGATGTTCAAATTAAAGAAGGAGGTAAGTTAGTTCTCGTTCCCCGCGAAACTCCCTTAAGTTTGATTCACTTACGCAATTTGACTTCTCTAGCAGAAGTTGGTGTAAAAATTGTTCCTGCTATCCCTGCTTGGTATCATAACCCGCAAACGATCGAAGATTTGGTGGATTTTGTGGTGGCGCGAGCTTTGGAGCGACTCGATATCGATTGTATACCTTTTCAGCGTTGGCAGGGTTAA
- a CDS encoding ribonuclease R family protein translates to MEYSIATLLSNFSDEKLVARKVLEKKLGCEDSDSMEKLHLTLDILEKIGVIIKERGKYRRVYEEDVVEAKLRCSSKGFCFAIQDSETADDVYIRESHLSNAWNGDRVLVKIIKEGSRRRSPEGEVKLILERANPSLLARVKETEDGYRAVPLDDRLLFELILRQEEERLRQAVDHLVHVEVLRYPLAQNLPLGKVTRILGTDAEEAADTDIVCCKHDLPQSFPEKVIQAAEVLSGEWSKSETKSRLDLRKRLTLTLEPNLDLDSATGQWIENAFTLEKTDRGNWELGIHITDVAYYIKPNSELDREARKRGTAINLLDKIVPLFPPGVGHCCSLIPGEDRLTLSVFLIIDRAGQVTEFDIKPSIICVDRQISYKQAQSLLGRQEDVEDELSSAVKMLNELFFNLSPVIKARRQQRGSFEIDSENIPSLYKDEGRLGAIATSSSLPVQSLLTDAIVLVNRAVGNHLTSLELPGIYCHQSEPDLEELEDLIKLGNNLHLDLQLENEEEVSPQDYQRFTQQFAKSSVRKVLNHLLKLTLKPVIYSKKPSFHFGLAYEGGYTRCVSPGQRYADLLIQRVLHALFEKGRDRRHSRTKEGVNLGSSTCHDRINWNILPTEVQDELAEQLWSVIPHLNDCEKEAHDAEKDLEGLKKAERMKECTGHIFSGLITGVQSYGFFVEIEDHLVEGLVHVSSLKDDWYEYRSRYACLVGRKNRTAYRLGDRVEVEVKSVDYYRQQIDLVTVRGGSNANFEDWEED, encoded by the coding sequence ATGGAGTATTCAATCGCTACATTACTATCTAATTTCAGCGATGAAAAATTAGTCGCTCGCAAAGTTTTGGAGAAGAAACTAGGTTGCGAAGATTCAGATAGTATGGAAAAGTTACACTTGACTCTGGATATTTTAGAGAAAATAGGTGTAATTATTAAAGAACGAGGTAAGTATCGGCGCGTTTATGAAGAGGATGTCGTCGAAGCTAAACTGCGCTGTTCGAGTAAAGGATTTTGTTTTGCAATCCAAGATAGCGAAACTGCCGATGATGTATATATCCGCGAAAGTCATTTGAGTAATGCTTGGAACGGCGATCGCGTTTTGGTAAAAATTATTAAAGAAGGTAGCCGTCGTCGTTCCCCAGAAGGCGAAGTTAAATTAATCTTGGAAAGAGCTAATCCTTCTTTATTGGCGCGAGTTAAAGAAACTGAAGATGGTTATCGGGCTGTTCCTTTGGATGACCGACTTTTGTTTGAACTGATTCTCAGACAAGAAGAAGAAAGACTACGCCAAGCAGTAGATCATTTAGTTCATGTGGAAGTGCTTCGCTATCCTCTGGCACAAAATTTACCATTAGGAAAAGTAACTCGAATTTTGGGTACAGATGCAGAGGAAGCAGCAGATACAGATATTGTTTGTTGTAAGCACGATTTACCCCAAAGCTTTCCTGAAAAAGTTATTCAAGCTGCGGAAGTTTTGTCCGGCGAATGGTCAAAAAGTGAAACTAAGTCTCGTCTCGACTTACGCAAACGGTTGACATTGACCCTCGAACCCAATTTAGATTTAGATTCAGCCACTGGACAGTGGATTGAAAATGCTTTTACTTTAGAGAAAACCGATCGTGGTAATTGGGAGCTAGGGATTCACATTACTGACGTAGCTTACTACATTAAACCAAATTCTGAACTAGACCGCGAGGCAAGAAAGCGAGGTACGGCGATTAATCTCTTGGATAAAATAGTACCTTTATTTCCTCCAGGAGTAGGGCATTGTTGTTCCTTAATTCCCGGAGAAGATCGTTTAACGCTATCGGTGTTTTTAATTATCGATCGCGCGGGTCAGGTAACGGAGTTTGATATCAAACCCAGTATTATCTGTGTAGATCGTCAAATTAGTTATAAACAAGCACAGTCGTTACTCGGTCGTCAAGAAGATGTGGAAGATGAACTGTCTTCAGCCGTAAAAATGCTCAACGAACTGTTTTTTAACTTGAGTCCAGTAATCAAAGCTCGACGACAACAACGGGGTTCGTTTGAAATCGATTCGGAAAATATTCCCTCATTGTATAAAGATGAAGGCAGATTAGGCGCGATCGCTACTTCTTCTTCTTTACCAGTTCAATCTCTACTGACAGATGCGATCGTTTTGGTCAACCGCGCTGTCGGCAATCATCTCACCAGTCTAGAGTTACCAGGAATCTATTGCCATCAGTCGGAACCAGATTTAGAAGAATTGGAAGATTTGATTAAGTTAGGCAATAATCTGCACTTGGATCTACAACTAGAAAATGAAGAAGAAGTTTCTCCTCAAGATTATCAGCGCTTTACCCAACAATTTGCTAAATCCAGCGTTCGCAAAGTTCTCAATCATTTGCTCAAATTAACGCTAAAACCAGTCATCTACAGCAAAAAACCTAGTTTCCATTTCGGTTTAGCATATGAAGGCGGTTACACCAGGTGCGTATCTCCCGGACAACGTTATGCGGATTTGTTAATCCAGCGAGTTTTACACGCTTTATTTGAGAAAGGACGCGATCGCCGTCATAGTCGCACCAAAGAAGGCGTAAACTTGGGCAGTAGTACCTGTCACGATCGCATCAACTGGAATATTTTACCCACTGAGGTTCAAGACGAGTTAGCAGAACAATTGTGGTCAGTTATTCCTCATCTCAATGACTGCGAAAAAGAAGCCCATGACGCGGAAAAAGACCTCGAAGGATTAAAAAAAGCCGAACGCATGAAAGAATGTACGGGTCATATTTTCTCCGGATTAATTACTGGCGTTCAATCCTACGGTTTCTTTGTCGAAATCGAAGACCATTTAGTCGAGGGTTTGGTTCACGTTAGTTCCCTCAAAGATGATTGGTACGAATACCGTTCTCGCTACGCTTGTCTCGTAGGACGAAAAAATCGTACAGCTTATCGTTTAGGCGATCGCGTGGAAGTAGAAGTTAAAAGCGTTGACTACTATCGTCAGCAAATTGACCTCGTAACTGTCCGAGGCGGTAGCAATGCTAACTTTGAAGATTGGGAAGAAGATTGA
- a CDS encoding RNA-guided endonuclease InsQ/TnpB family protein: MEQVLTLVVKLQADEKQQQLLSQTATAFADACTWINTEVNPKLTNRNSIQAVCYHEVKAKFGLSANHVVRASARVAANRLSAKHKGRKVRGFKPTSFECDARTFRFIEEGWLISISTVGKRTKLALLVSTYHRGKLKDKNPTSAQIGQHRDGNWYAHIQIKDDAPKPVKTDKVIGVDFGRRDIAATSTGQSWSGKKIQNKRDRFSHVRASLQKKASQGTRSTRPRCRQILKRLSGRERRFQSWLNYNISKAIIDKAKHQQALVAIEDLTGIRERTNEKPRSKTKRRRSNSWAFDRLQSFLEYKGIKEGVEVIAIPPAYTSQTCHKCKHLGIRGGKSFRCTNPRCQDQGDADVNASLVIALWGCSFNQPGGSQLLSCTITSGLLKASTLIGEVVYSIS; this comes from the coding sequence ATGGAACAAGTATTAACCTTAGTTGTCAAGCTACAAGCAGACGAGAAACAACAACAGTTGTTATCTCAAACAGCTACCGCTTTTGCGGACGCTTGCACTTGGATTAATACAGAAGTCAATCCAAAACTAACCAACCGCAACTCTATCCAAGCTGTTTGCTACCACGAAGTTAAAGCTAAGTTTGGTTTATCAGCAAATCATGTCGTTCGAGCTAGCGCTCGAGTAGCAGCTAATCGCCTAAGCGCCAAACACAAAGGCAGAAAAGTCAGAGGATTTAAGCCAACTAGCTTTGAGTGTGACGCTCGTACCTTTCGCTTTATTGAAGAAGGTTGGCTAATCAGCATTAGCACTGTTGGCAAAAGAACGAAACTGGCGTTACTAGTTAGTACCTATCATCGAGGTAAGCTCAAAGATAAGAATCCGACTTCCGCCCAAATCGGTCAGCATCGTGACGGAAATTGGTACGCCCATATCCAGATTAAAGATGACGCACCCAAACCTGTCAAAACCGATAAGGTAATTGGTGTGGACTTTGGAAGAAGGGATATTGCCGCAACTAGTACCGGACAATCCTGGTCTGGAAAGAAGATTCAAAACAAACGAGATCGCTTCAGCCACGTTCGAGCTTCTCTGCAAAAGAAAGCGTCCCAAGGCACAAGGTCAACTCGCCCTCGCTGTCGGCAGATTTTGAAACGGCTATCGGGACGAGAGCGAAGATTCCAATCGTGGCTGAACTATAACATTAGCAAGGCGATTATCGATAAAGCTAAACATCAACAAGCGTTGGTGGCAATTGAAGACTTAACCGGAATTCGCGAACGAACAAACGAAAAGCCCAGGAGTAAGACCAAAAGAAGACGGTCTAATTCCTGGGCTTTTGATCGATTGCAGAGTTTTTTAGAGTACAAGGGAATCAAAGAAGGAGTAGAGGTAATTGCTATCCCTCCCGCTTATACCAGTCAGACCTGTCATAAATGCAAGCATTTAGGTATTAGAGGTGGGAAATCTTTCCGGTGTACAAATCCTCGATGTCAAGATCAAGGGGATGCGGACGTTAATGCTTCATTAGTAATTGCGCTTTGGGGCTGCTCTTTCAACCAGCCTGGAGGTTCGCAGTTGTTGTCTTGTACGATAACTTCAGGGCTACTGAAAGCCTCGACCCTAATCGGCGAGGTCGTTTACTCTATCAGCTAG
- a CDS encoding aminotransferase class IV, with protein sequence MFEVVQLVWHNGKIIPREQAAPSIASHSLHLGIGVFDGLRAFWNGDRYYIHALDDHLTRLQENARTLEMEIPWSLKELKAGIWTLLAEIPQTNYYLRPIVYRGLPKITIKERQKMKVDVSILAVTAPRDVIKPFRCQISPFERVSSRAIPVRAKICGAYVNSYLVRIQAEASGFDEGIMLDREGKITEAATANLFFIQEDTVVTPALTPDIFPGITRSTLLKVASSLGIKVIERDIYPEALGDFQAVFSCATFSEVRPIITIDSHQYDSLNNPIFRKFLKAYQEITYQ encoded by the coding sequence GTGTTTGAAGTCGTACAACTTGTTTGGCACAATGGTAAAATCATTCCTCGCGAACAAGCAGCCCCCTCAATTGCCAGTCACTCTCTACATTTAGGCATTGGCGTCTTTGATGGTTTGAGAGCTTTTTGGAATGGCGATCGCTATTATATTCATGCTTTAGACGATCACCTCACGCGTCTGCAAGAAAATGCCAGAACGCTAGAAATGGAAATTCCTTGGTCGTTAAAAGAACTCAAAGCTGGGATTTGGACACTTTTAGCTGAAATTCCCCAAACCAATTACTATCTGCGACCAATTGTTTATCGAGGGCTACCCAAGATAACTATCAAGGAACGACAGAAGATGAAAGTTGATGTCTCGATTTTGGCTGTTACGGCTCCTCGTGATGTAATTAAACCTTTCAGGTGTCAAATTTCCCCTTTTGAGCGGGTTTCTAGCCGTGCCATACCAGTGAGGGCGAAGATCTGTGGTGCTTATGTTAACAGTTATTTAGTTCGCATCCAGGCGGAGGCATCAGGGTTTGATGAAGGAATTATGCTAGATCGAGAAGGAAAAATTACGGAAGCGGCTACTGCTAATCTTTTCTTTATCCAAGAGGATACAGTTGTTACTCCGGCACTTACTCCAGATATTTTCCCAGGAATTACTCGTTCAACTTTATTAAAAGTCGCTTCCTCTTTAGGAATTAAGGTTATTGAGCGAGATATTTATCCAGAGGCTTTGGGTGATTTTCAAGCAGTTTTCAGTTGTGCTACATTTTCAGAAGTTAGACCGATTATAACAATTGATTCTCATCAATATGATTCTCTAAATAATCCAATATTTCGGAAATTCTTAAAAGCATATCAGGAAATTACTTACCAGTAG